The following coding sequences are from one Pocillopora verrucosa isolate sample1 chromosome 5, ASM3666991v2, whole genome shotgun sequence window:
- the LOC131780456 gene encoding protein toll-like produces the protein MVDYRFVLLVVLVRAVTISSFKYINEPCSLFAKISTDLETKEGDTVEMRMVYCTLSHLENESLKFNFDISWAFNATTDINHYNLVYVSVVLWCISPFELDFINPHNMEKKNIVLALSLRGECKASVQNLAVFAKATDLRHLGLKGTKATWLAAPGFRNVTHGNDSLTNDMKKLSYLVLQDSFPADIRATFSDLNNVWREMAEVNFERVPVKGIPEQWKTTMPLLQRLLMVECNLTKPPEFPWSDSTLEYQRGLRRTADSFHTVTSIHVQGNLYVRVLRLDYNNIVDLTSHEFSGLLHVLSLRGNGLRTIGPLCFRKLRGIQRIDLSRNNLVSLPQDLFQGLTSLRQVYLRSNKLKIIEQKLFKDLKNVTIVHLRQNNLDYIPKGLFNSLDSLKILDMGTNNITQIEENPFSKNASLQVLYLDNNRLSSIPSWIFLLPDIRLINLSSNGLKFQDLNKALDSLILPVEGETKQLRELDLSGNNITTLIDSDGLKMIKRNERNNPIYQAKYLYLWKSYSIKLNGNPLACDCIMSAVAQEVKKLVQSRPHIRSRFSTWKCHWPQRLKNRMILEIEEDQWIVREEKGNTKCPVQCICLERCSDRRMIVDCERRNLTEVPSVVPQGLVELNLEANAIQSVPAYPYMVNVTILRLTNNQIKSLTASTVERLENIEILLIDANQLTTLPREIKTLNFTTLALDGNFFKCDCTTKWMKEWLVKERNRIKNIERVLCNSEHVHGQPMYSLPDDQFICPPQLKEKNAGIIAACILGALLALVMIVAVLIYKYNGEVKVFMFTHFNWHPFDRIDDSDPNKIYDAFVSFSGNDVGWVVNTLQRRLETHNPPYKLCIHHRDFEPGVPIVENIWKSLDQSKRMLVVLSSSYATSDWCLMEFRAAHRKVIEDRMKYLILILLEDVDTNQLDKEIQNYLRSNTYLTVKSKWFWQNLFYAMPFPTREITSERNQEHFAAIEEEREMACNTGDTVELV, from the coding sequence ATGGTTGATTATCGTTTTGTGTTGTTAGTCGTGTTAGTTCGTGCAGTTACGATTTCGAGTTTCAAGTACATAAATGAGCCATGTTCGTTGTTTGCCAAGATATCAACagatttggaaacaaaagaaggaGACACGGTTGAAATGAGGATGGTATACTGTACGCTTAGTCACCTGGAGAATGAATCactgaaattcaattttgatATCAGCTGGGCTTTTAACGCCACAACGGACATAAACCACTATAATTTAGTCTATGTCAGTGTCGTGTTGTGGTGCATATCGCCATTTGAGCTCGATTTCATTAACCCGCACAacatggagaaaaaaaacatcgtACTGGCTCTCTCACTTAGAGGTGAGTGCAAAGCGTCGGTACAAAATCTCGCTGTCTTTGCAAAAGCAACCGACTTACGACATCTGGGTCTGAAAGGAACGAAGGCTACATGGTTGGCTGCACCTGGCTTTAGGAACGTAACTCATGGAAATGACAGTTTAACAAACGACATGAAAAAGCTATCATACTTGGTGCTCCAAGACAGTTTTCCAGCAGACATACGCGCTACGTTTTCCGACTTAAACAACGTCTGGCGGGAAATGGCTGAAGTTAACTTTGAGCGAGTACCGGTGAAAGGAATCCCGGAACAATGGAAGACTACCATGCCATTGCTACAAAGGCTTCTCATGGTAGAATGCAATTTGACGAAACCACCAGAATTTCCTTGGAGCGACTCTACCCTGGAGTATCAACGTGGGCTGAGAAGGACAGCTGATAGTTTCCATACTGTAACGTCGATCCATGTTCAAGGTAACCTTTACGTTCGTGTATTGCGTTTGGATTACAATAACATTGTTGACCTAACGTCTCACGAGTTCAGCGGATTGTTGCACGTGTTAAGCCTGCGAGGAAATGGCTTACGGACTATTGGGCCGTTATGTTTTCGCAAATTACGTGGAATTCAAAGGATTGACCTCAGCAGAAATAATTTAGTGTCCTTACCTCAAGATCTGTTTCAAGGGCTGACCTCATTACGGCAAGTCTATCTTCGTTCAAACAAGTTGAAGATTATTGAACAAAAACTATTTAAAGACCTGAAAAATGTCACTATTGTTCACCTTCGGCAAAACAACCTGGACTATATTCCAAAGGGACTGTTCAACTCATTAGATTCCTTGAAAATCCTAGATATGGGAACTAACAACATCAcacaaattgaagaaaatcctTTTTCAAAGAATGCCTCTTTGCAAGTGCTGTACCTCGACAACAACAGACTTTCCAGCATCCCTTCATGGATATTTCTTCTGCCAGACATAAGGCTTATCAACCTCTCTTCTAACGGATTAAAATTTCAGGATCTTAACAAGGCACTAGACAGTTTAATTTTACCGGTCGAGGGTGAAACAAAACAGCTCAGAGAACTTGATTTGTCGGGCAATAACATTACCACACTAATAGATTCCGATGGTTTAAAAATGATTAAACGGAACGAAAGAAACAATCCAATTTATCAAGCCAAGTATCTTTACCTTTGGAAATCGTATTCGATCAAACTGAATGGAAATCCGCTGGCTTGTGATTGCATTATGTCTGCTGTGGCgcaagaagtaaagaaattggTGCAAAGCCGTCCTCACATTCGATCCAGGTTTTCAACCTGGAAATGTCATTGGCCACAAAGATTGAAAAACAGAATGATACTAGAGATTGAAGAAGATCAGTGGATAGTGAGAGAAGAAAAAGGTAATACCAAATGTCCAGTCCAGTGCATCTGCCTGGAACGCTGCTCAGATAGAAGAATGATTGTTGATTGCGAAAGGAGGAATCTTACCGAAGTACCAAGCGTGGTGCCACAGGGTCTGGTGGAGCTTAACCTAGAAGCCAATGCTATTCAGAGTGTTCCAGCTTATCCTTACATGGTTAATGTTACCATATTAAGATTGACCAATAACCAAATTAAGTCGCTGACGGCTTCCACAGTGGAGAGACTCGAGAATATCGAGATTTTGCTTATTGATGCTAACCAACTGACAACTTTACCGAGGGAAATCAAGACTCTTAATTTCACAACGTTAGCATTGGATGGAAACTTTTTCAAATGCGACTGCACAACCAAGTGGATGAAAGAATGGCTAGTGAAGGAAAGGAATCGGATAAAGAACATTGAAAGAGTTCTTTGTAACTCTGAGCATGTTCATGGGCAACCAATGTACAGTTTACCAGACGACCAGTTCATCTGCCCTCCTCAGCTTAAAGAAAAGAATGCAGGAATCATAGCCGCGTGTATTCTCGGCGCGCTCCTAGCCTTAGTAATGATTGTCGCTGTCTTAATATACAAGTACAATGGAGAAGTCAAGGTCTTTATGTTCACCCACTTTAACTGGCACCCATTTGATCGTATAGATGACTCGGATCCAAACAAAATATACGACGCTTTTGTATCGTTCAGTGGCAATGATGTCGGCTGGGTCGTAAACACATTACAGAGACGTCTTGAAACACACAATCCTCCTTACAAACTGTGCATTCACCACCGCGACTTTGAGCCTGGAGTTCCAATTGTGGAAAATATATGGAAAAGCCTTGATCAAAGCAAGCGTATGCTAGTGGTGCTCTCTTCGAGCTATGCTACAAGTGATTGGTGTTTGATGGAGTTTCGTGCCGCTCATCGCAAAGTGATCGAGGATCGCATGAAGTACCTGATTTTGATACTGTTAGAAGATGTGGACACCAACCAATTGGATAAAGAGATACAGAATTACCTGCGCTCTAACACCTATCTAACGGTGAAAAGCAAGTGGTTCTGGCAAAACCTATTTTATGCAATGCCCTTTCCGACCAGGGAAATAACAAGCGAAAGGAATCAGGAGCATTTCGCCGCTATAGAAGAAGAACGTGAGATGGCTTGTAATACTGGAGACACAGTAGAACTTGTTTGA